Sequence from the Egibacter rhizosphaerae genome:
GACGGCGGTGGTGTAGTCGTCGAACGGCAATGCGCGACGCGCCGACAGCTCACCGGCGATATCGACCACCAGTTGGGCGACCATCAGCAGCGAGAACAGCACATCGTTGCGCAGGCTGAAGTCACCGCGCAGATCGTCCGCCGATGTCACCCGGGCGCGCAGCTGCTCGAGATGGGTCAGATGCCGGCGCAGTTCACCGAGGCGCTCGACCAGGTAGGTCATGGCGCTCTCACGCTCCGGTCCGTAGCGCCTCCAGAGCCACCCGACGCGCCCGACCGAGGAACAGGTCGAGATCGGCCGCGCGCAACTGGGCGTGGCGTCGGAATGCGATGTCGGCCTCAGGGTCGCGGCACTGCAACCTCCGGCCGTGGCGCAGGACGGTCCGCGCCAGCATCGGCGGCGCGTCGTTGAGCACCACGAGGTCGACGTCGTCCCGACGCAGGGCGGCGATGAGCGCGCTGGTCAGCCGCAGCCGCTCCTCGAAGCGTTCTGCGGCGGTCGGGAAGCGGTCCCGGTCCAGCAAGACGGCCACGTCCACGTCGCTGTCGACGCGCGCGGTCCCGCTGGCGTGCGACCCGAACAGATAGACGGCGAGGACGCCGTCCCAGTCCGCCATGACACGTGCGATTGCCTCGTCGTCCACACGGCGCCGGTCGTTGGGGGACATTGGTAGCAGGCTACCCGACACCTCGCCGGCGAGACCGGCAGCGAGCGAACCGACCCGAGCGCCGGTCACGATCCCGGCGGTCAGCGGGTGTGCTACGAGGTGGGCATCGACGAGCCGTTGACCGGCCACGGCCCGTCGTGACCACGGCAGCGCTCGGCCACTCACACGGTGCTTCCACAGATTCGGGTGGGTTCCAGATGCTGTCGTAGGTGGCGAGTATACTTCCAGTATGTCGAACACCTATTCGCTGCACCACGCACCGCCAGGGTCGCGCGACGACGCGCGCGAGGGCGGCGCGCCGGTCGAGACCGCCGCGGGCACCCCCGAGGATCTCGAGGGGTTGGAGGCCGCGCTGGGTGAGGCCGAGGCCGCGCTCGCGCGCGCGGCGCTGTGTGTGGGCCGACTGGCGGGCTCGGGGGTGTGCGAACAGCTCGAGGGGCTGCCCCTGCAGCAGTTCGTGTCGCTGGCCGCGCGCTGGACCGGCGGGGACGCGCG
This genomic interval carries:
- a CDS encoding HepT-like ribonuclease domain-containing protein; translated protein: MTYLVERLGELRRHLTHLEQLRARVTSADDLRGDFSLRNDVLFSLLMVAQLVVDIAGELSARRALPFDDYTTAVRNLLTVGVEPAVVTELEALPGLRNVVLHEYVGLDLERVVEATRRLEPVQRFVRTVAELEASDADSP
- the mntA gene encoding type VII toxin-antitoxin system MntA family adenylyltransferase antitoxin — its product is MAGQRLVDAHLVAHPLTAGIVTGARVGSLAAGLAGEVSGSLLPMSPNDRRRVDDEAIARVMADWDGVLAVYLFGSHASGTARVDSDVDVAVLLDRDRFPTAAERFEERLRLTSALIAALRRDDVDLVVLNDAPPMLARTVLRHGRRLQCRDPEADIAFRRHAQLRAADLDLFLGRARRVALEALRTGA